CATTGGGTTGTACTGGTGCCCGTCAAGTGTCAACTATCATGCGAGAGTTAAAGCCAGGAGAGATCGGAGTCACATCAATGTGTATCGGTACCGGAATGGGAGCAGCAGCAGTGTTTGCTAGAGAATAGGAGAGCAACAATTGTTGAGACTTTTGGATCAGCAGGAGTGAAACGAATAAGTAATTCCTTAGTGGTGGACGATGCTCTATCTGCATCCAGATTCCTCTAATCTTagattgttcaaaaattatGTATCCCTACTATATACTCATTGGCAATATACAGATTCgattctccaaaagaacAGCAGGGTGGTGCAGCGGGACATATGTGCCCATTAGACAAGATAGAGAAGGATAGCTTCAGAGTGTAGTAGTTTGTTTTAGGGGAGCAAGAAAACCACTTAGAAGCTTGTTAGTTgctgagaagaaatagaaCTTTAGACGGTTTTACAGAACACTTCAATCAGGCTAATCGAAGCTCACTGTGACACTGCAGCTacaaccaagaaagaaaacagGATATGAAAAGCCTTGGAACGTAGATTAGCCAATGACTAGAACTCAAGGCGTCAAAGGGTAATTAAATACATATGGTCGAGTATTACCAGAACTTGAACAAAACTTCTCGTCAAAATCAGATGACAGAGATTGAATGAATTCATAACAAACATCTGGATTAGACATTTCTTACGTGCTTGATGCTTAATCATCCGGCAAAACTAATATCACATAGTTCCATTCATTTCTATCATCCAAAAATGACCAAAGCTCAACTTGCTCAGTTTTTCATAACAGCGACCATTGCAAATCAGATACACGGTAATAAAATGTCAAGGAGTCTGGTTTgttcagtttttcattgattttaATATTATCCATCGTCTTTCATGCACTTATTTCCAACGAATATCCTACATTTAAACTTAACCATTCAATGTATTGTTGATGTACAAATTGTCAATATGCTTTAGATCGATCCAGATCTCTTCAACTGCACATAGCAGGCGAAGAATGGAATACCCATTCCAATGgcaaaaaacaaaaagtgTGGAACGGCATATGGAACTCTTCTGTTCTTGACCTTGAAGGGAAGGTTGGAGTATGGACCAACATCGCCGTGAGCACCGGAAGCGGCCACTCTGGAAGTGGAGAACATTCTCTTTGGGGTTTGTCTAGCGGCTAATCTGAACATTTTGTGTTTGTTGCAAGGTAATAGAACTAAAGAGAGTTACTATTGGAGAGGTATCGTGCAAGAAAAGAGTAGTCCGGGTAACAACGATCAATAGTAGGAGGTGAGAGGTCACCTCATAGAATTTCGTGTATTTCCTTTACGCTTTTTGCCAATCTTCTGATTGGCTGGATCCCCCAAAATATGTCGCGCGCAGCCTCTCACTGGAGGGCCAGTCGGCCCATATTCACGTG
This window of the Komagataella phaffii GS115 chromosome 2, complete sequence genome carries:
- a CDS encoding Subunit VIII of cytochrome c oxidase translates to MFRLAARQTPKRMFSTSRVAASGAHGDVGPYSNLPFKVKNRRVPYAVPHFLFFAIGMGIPFFACYVQLKRSGSI